A DNA window from Anaerocolumna sp. AGMB13020 contains the following coding sequences:
- a CDS encoding ABC transporter ATP-binding protein: protein MSENKKKEDDFPSSRKNLNWKNENPEISGKLEAEGKLEVERKPEVEGKLEVESKPEVEGKLEAEGKPEAEGKLEVEGKPEAESNSEAEDKVNKIPEFGESDAKNKIRSENDTEKSYKQNGKEQESKTKPRDTKKVVKRLSKYLIQEKRRIILALLLTVTGNILALIGPMLSGYAIDAIEPGKGNVIFEKVFYYGSLMMLLYVISAFFSYLLSILMLRISQRVTKRMRDDVFAKLTELPVNYYDTKQAGDIISRISYDIDVISTSLSTDVVQIMASVITVIGSLIMMILISPVMVLVMLVTIPLSIWYTRFMSGKVRPLYSTRSEKLGNLNGFVEEMVSGQKTIRAYAREKVVQNKFDHINEEAVEAYFNADYYSSIVGPTVNFINNLSLSLVTVFGAVLFLLGHLSLGSISSFILYSRKFSGPINEAANIVSELQSAAAAAERVFKILDEESEKADRLGASELNVEKGKVILKDVTFGYIKDKIILKSLNMEAKEGNLIAIVGPTGAGKTTIINLLMRFYDINSGDITIDGQNIKEVSRQSLRKAYSMVLQDTWVFHGTIFENIAYGKENATRDEVIEAAKAAKIHSYIKKLPAGYNTILDEDGINMSKGQKQLLTIARAMLMDSKILILDEATSNVDTRTEIQIQAAMRRLMEDKTCFVIAHRLSTIKNADLILVVNDGNVVEQGNHSELMETRGYYYQMYSSQFV from the coding sequence ATGTCTGAGAACAAAAAGAAAGAGGACGATTTTCCCAGTTCAAGAAAGAACCTGAATTGGAAGAACGAGAACCCAGAAATAAGCGGGAAGCTGGAAGCAGAAGGAAAGCTGGAAGTAGAAAGAAAGCCTGAAGTAGAAGGAAAGCTGGAAGTAGAAAGTAAGCCTGAAGTAGAAGGAAAGCTGGAAGCAGAAGGAAAGCCTGAAGCAGAAGGAAAGCTGGAAGTAGAAGGAAAGCCTGAAGCAGAAAGTAATTCGGAAGCGGAAGATAAAGTGAATAAAATACCAGAATTTGGTGAATCTGATGCTAAGAATAAAATCAGGTCAGAAAACGATACAGAAAAATCTTATAAACAAAATGGAAAAGAGCAGGAAAGTAAGACAAAACCAAGAGATACCAAGAAAGTAGTAAAGCGACTCAGCAAATACCTGATACAGGAAAAGCGTCGAATTATACTGGCATTGCTTCTTACTGTTACCGGAAATATACTGGCACTTATCGGACCTATGCTTTCCGGTTATGCCATTGATGCAATTGAACCCGGAAAAGGAAATGTTATCTTTGAAAAGGTTTTCTACTACGGTAGTTTAATGATGCTGCTCTATGTTATCTCAGCGTTTTTTTCTTATCTTTTAAGTATTCTTATGTTGCGTATCAGCCAAAGGGTTACGAAAAGAATGAGAGATGATGTGTTTGCCAAGCTGACAGAACTTCCGGTTAATTATTATGATACCAAACAGGCAGGAGATATTATCAGCCGTATATCCTATGACATAGACGTCATTAGTACATCACTCTCTACAGATGTAGTACAAATAATGGCCAGTGTAATAACTGTAATTGGCTCTCTTATCATGATGATTCTGATATCACCGGTTATGGTACTTGTTATGTTAGTGACTATTCCGTTATCCATATGGTATACCCGTTTCATGTCTGGAAAAGTTCGTCCTCTATACAGCACCCGTTCAGAGAAACTTGGAAACCTGAACGGTTTTGTAGAAGAAATGGTATCCGGGCAGAAAACAATAAGAGCCTATGCCAGAGAAAAAGTTGTACAGAATAAATTTGACCACATCAATGAGGAAGCGGTAGAGGCATATTTTAATGCGGACTACTACAGTAGCATAGTTGGTCCTACTGTAAATTTTATAAATAACTTATCCTTATCGCTTGTAACGGTTTTTGGAGCAGTGCTATTTTTACTGGGACATTTAAGTCTTGGAAGCATATCCTCCTTCATTCTATATTCAAGGAAATTCTCCGGACCTATAAACGAAGCTGCCAATATAGTCAGTGAACTTCAATCTGCAGCAGCGGCAGCAGAAAGAGTCTTTAAGATTCTTGACGAAGAATCAGAGAAAGCAGACAGATTAGGTGCAAGTGAACTGAATGTTGAGAAAGGTAAAGTTATCCTAAAAGATGTTACCTTTGGTTATATAAAAGACAAGATTATATTAAAGAGCCTGAATATGGAAGCCAAGGAAGGTAATCTCATTGCTATTGTTGGACCTACCGGTGCAGGAAAAACAACAATTATAAATCTTTTAATGCGGTTTTATGATATTAACAGCGGTGATATAACCATAGACGGTCAAAATATCAAAGAAGTATCCAGACAGAGTCTGCGTAAAGCTTATTCCATGGTATTGCAGGATACCTGGGTATTCCATGGTACTATATTTGAGAACATAGCTTATGGGAAAGAAAATGCGACGAGGGACGAAGTAATAGAGGCAGCCAAAGCAGCTAAAATACACTCCTATATCAAGAAACTTCCGGCAGGGTATAATACAATACTGGACGAAGATGGGATAAATATGTCAAAAGGGCAGAAACAGCTCCTAACCATTGCCAGAGCTATGCTGATGGATTCCAAGATATTAATTCTGGATGAAGCTACTTCAAATGTGGATACCAGGACGGAGATTCAGATACAGGCAGCCATGCGGAGACTTATGGAAGATAAAACCTGTTTTGTCATTGCACATAGACTGTCCACGATAAAAAATGCTGATCTGATATTAGTTGTAAATGATGGAAATGTGGTAGAGCAGGGAAACCACAGTGAATTAATGGAGACCAGAGGCTATTATTATCAGATGTATTCGTCCCAGTTTGTATAA